GACCGAGGTCATGTTCACCACGCGGCCGTAGCTCCGCTGGAGCATCTGGTCGATGAAGACCTTGGTGCAGTTGAACACGCCGTCGAGGTTGATCGCGAGCACCTTCCGCCACGACGCGTGGTCCATCTTCACGAACGTCTTGTCGGAGTTGATGCCGGCGTTGTTGACCAGGATGTCGAGGTGGCCGAACTCCTTGAGGACCTCCTGGGCCATCCGGAAGGTGTCGGGATAGTCCGCCACGTCGGCCTGGGCCAGCATGGCGCGCCGTCCGAGCTTCCGGACGCGCTCCGCGACGTCCTTCGCGGCGGTCTCGCTCGACACGTAGTTCACCGCGACGTCGGCGCCCTCCTCGGCGAGGGCCAGCGCCACGGCGCGACCGATTCCGCGGGACCCTCCGGTGACGAGCGCGGTGCGCCCCTTGAGCTTCATGCGAGCCTCCTCTGCGCGGTGGAGCGCCAGTCTAGCACGCGGGGCGTCGTGGGCCCTTGACGCGGAGTGTTAAGCCATTCATGATTGCCGAGAGGGGAATCCCCCAGAGGAGCGTTATGGCGTACGTCATCAAGCGGTACTCGAATAGGAAGCTCTACGACACGCAGGAGAGTCGGTACGTGACGCTCGAAGAGATCGAGGAGATGATCCGGGCGGGCAAGGAGATCTCGGTGGTGGACGCGGCGTCCGGCGAGGACCTCACCGCGGTGACGCTCACGCAGATCATCCTCGAGAACCAGCGCAACCATCGGAGCGGCCTGCCGACCGCCTTTCTCCACCAGCTCATCAAGCACGGCGAGGCGTGGCAGGAGTTCGTCCAGCGGTCCATGAAGTCGAGCCTGGAGGGGGTCGTCTCGAACCAGCGCGAGATGGAGCGCGTGTTCCAGGAGTGGGCGAGCCGCTCCGGGTGGGGCGCCATGATGCCCAGCGCCGCCCGCGCGGAGGCGAAGCGCGACGGCGAGCCCGAGGCCGATCGGCTGCGCGAAGAGGTGGCGTCGCTGCGCGAGCGGCTCCGCTCGCTCGAAGAGCGTCTCGAGAAGCGGAAGAGCCAGGCGAAATAGAACGGCCCGGCGGGTTTTCGAGCCGCGCCCCGGGTTTCCCGGGGCGTGTGCGAGCGCCGGGGGGTATGGGGGGCCCTTCGAGGCCCCCCATGTTTTCAGTTCTGCGCGTACACGTCCTTCAGCTTGGCCACGACGGCCGTGTAGCTCTCCTGGATGCCCTTGCCCGCCTGCTCCGCCGAGGTCTGAAGCCGCTCGGCCGAGCGGGTCACCGCCTGGGCGCCCGTCTCGAGGATCTTGAACACTTTCTGGGCGCCGTCCACGCTGTCGGCGACGGCCTTCTGGTAGAACTGGACCGGGTCCTTCGCGCCGTTCTGCCACGCCGCCTGCCAGCGGAGGGCGGCCGCCTGCGAGTCCTTCAGGGCCTCGATCATGGTCTGCTGGAGCTCCGCGTAGAGCCGGACGCTCTCCTTCGCGCTCGCGGCGCCGAACTCGACCACCTCGCGCAGCACGCGCTGGTTGGCGTCGGCCCACACCGTCATCGTCTCCACCGCCTTGCCGGTCACCTGGCCGAACAACTCCTGGGTCTTCTTCTCGTCGATCATCGGGACCTCCTCCTGCGCTTTGCGCTTCGTCCTGGTCGTCCTGGGTTCGCCATGCGCGTCGCCCTTTCACGAGAGAGCATAACGCGACGCGTTATCGGAGTCAAGATAAATTCGCGCATTGCGTTATGCCTGTCGTGCTAGGGTCTCTAACCCTTTGAAATTGATGAGTTAGGGGGAACAATCATGGCTACCGATACACTCGCGCGCCTGTTCTGGGACCGGGTGGAGAGAAGCGCGGGCCGGCCCGCGCAGTCGTTCAAGCAGGGAGCCGGGTGGAAGACGCTCACCTGGCGCGAAGTTGGCGGGATCGTGCGGGAGGTCGCCCTCGGGCTCATCGCGGTCGGCCGCCAGAAGGGCGAGCGCGTCGCGCTCCTGTCGACGAGCCGCGCCGAGTGGGTCCAGGCCGACTTCGCGATCTTCAGCGCTGGCTGCGTCACGGTGCCGATCTATCCGACCTACCCGCCGGACCTCATCGCCTACGTGGTCAACGACTCGGAGGCGAAGACCCTGATCGTCGAGGACGCGGCCCAGCTCGCCAAGGCCCTGGAGGTGCGGGAGAAGATGCCGGGGCTCGAGCAGATCGTCGTCATCGCGGGCTACGACGCGCCGCAGCCGCCGAAGATGGTGCTGACGTGGGAGACGCTGCGCCGGCTCGGCCGCGAGGGTGAAGCCGCGCACAAGTCCACGCTCGCCGAGCGCGTGGGGGGGACCCGGTCCGAGGAGCTCGCGACGATCGTCTACACGTCGGGCACGACGGGGCCGCCGAAGGGCGTCGTGCAGACCCACGGCAACCACATCGCCGCCGTCAACGCGTCGATGCAGGCGACGCCGATGGAAGAGGGCTACGTCCACCTCCTCTTCCTTCCGCTCGCCCATTCGTTCGCGCGGCTCGAGTCGTTCCTGGGCGTGGCCCACGGCCTCACGACCGCGTTCGCCGAGAACCTCGACAAGCTGCGCGACAACCTCCCCGAGGTGCGCCCGCACTTCATCTGCAGCGTGCCGCGCGTCTTCGAGAAGGTCTACGCGGGCGTCCTCGCCGCGGCGGAGGCGGGCTCGCCGGCGAAGCGGAAGATCTTCCAGTGGGCGCTCTCGGTGGGACGCGAGGTGAGCCGCTACCAGCAGCGCGGCCAGCCCGTGCCCTTCGGGCTCGAGCTCCGGCGGAAGATCGCCCACAAGCTCGTCTTCTCGAAGCTCCACGCGCGGCTCGGCGGGCGCCTCCTCTGGGGCGTCTCGGGCGGCGCGCCGCTCGCGCGCGACATCGCCGAGTTCTTCCATGCCGCCGGCATCCTGATCCTCGAGGGCTACGGGCTCACGGAGACGTGCCCGGCGCTCACGTTCAACCGGCAGGACAAGTACAAGTTCGGCTCGGTGGGCCAGGCGCTCCCGGGCGTCGAGCTCAGGATCGCCCCGGACGGCGAGATCCTCGCGCGGGGGCCCAACATCGCGACGCGCGGCTACTTCAAGCAGCCCGACGCGACGAAGGAGGTCTTCGAGCCGGACGGCTGGTTCCACACGGGCGACATCGGCCGGCTCGACGAGGACGGCTTCCTCTTCATCACCGACCGGAAGAAGGACCTGATCGTCACCGCGGGCGGCATGAACATCGCGCCGCAGAACATCGAGAACATGCTGAAGGCCGATCCGTTCATCAGCCAGGTGATGGTCTACGGCGACCGGCGGCCGTACCCGGTGGCGCTCATCACGGTGAGCCCGGAGGAGCTCAACAAGTTCGCCCACGAGCACGGGATCCTCGTCACGGACGCGGCGGTGCTCGCCAAGCACCCCAAGATCGTCGAACGCGTGGGCCGCACGGTCGAGGAGAAGAACACCCAGCTCCAGTCCTACGCCAAGATCAAGAAGTTCGCCGTGCTTCCCGTCGACTTCTCGCTCGACGGCGGGGAGCTCACCCCCACGCTCAAGGTGAAGCGCAAGGTCGTGGCCAACAAGTACATGAGCGTGCTGGACGAGCTCTACCGCTGATGGAGGCGGCAGGCTGACGCTCGCGGGCCGGGTCGCCGTCGTCACGGGCGCCTCCCGAGGGCTCGGGCGGGCGATCGCCCAGGCGCTCGCGGGCGCGGGCGCGGACGTGGCGCTGGCCGGGCGCTCGAAGAAGGACCTGGACGACACCGCGGCGCTCGTCCGGCAGGGCGGGCGCCGCGCGCTCGTCGCGCCGACCGACGTCGCAGCCTACGCCGAGGTCGAGGCGCTCATGCGCCGGGCGGTCCAGGAGCTCGGCCGCCTCGACATCGTCGTGAACAACGCGGGCGTCGCCCGGGTCGCGCCGCTCGCCGAGATGACGCCCGAGGACTGGCGCTTCATGGTGGACGTGAACCTCACGGGCGTCTTCAACGGCTGCCGCGCCGCGGCGCCCCACCTGATCGCGCAGAAGTCCGGCAAGGTGATCAACGTCGCGTCCGTGCTGGGGCACGTGGGGCTGCCCGGCTACACGGTCTACGGCGCGACCAAGGGCGGGGTGATCGCCCTCACGAGGGCGCTCGGCGTCGAGTGGGCGCGCCACGGGATCCAGGTGAACGCGATCGCCCCCGGGTGGTTCGCGACCGACATGACGGATCCCGCGTTCTCGGACCCGAGGATCAACGAGCGGCTGACGCGCGACATCCCGATGCGACGGATCGGCAGGCCCGAGGAGATCGGGCCGCTGGCGGTCTATCTGGCGTCCGACGCGTCGGCTTTCATGACGGGACAGACGGTCTTCCTCGACGGCGGCCACTCGGCGGGGTAGTCGTAAGCCCTTGAAATACAAAGTTTGATCCAGCCGAGGGTGCTCCTGTAGATTGTCAGCCATGAGGGCCGCCGTCCTCCACGGTCCGCGCGACCTGCGGGTCCAAAGCGCCCCGGCGCCCGAGCCCGGCGCCGGCGAGGCGCTCGTCCGCGTCACGCTCGCGGGCCTCTGCGGGACCGACCACCGCATCTTCACGGGCGAGCGCCCGGTCCGTTATCCGCGCGTGATGGGTCACGAGATGGTCGGCCGGCTCGCGGCGACCGGTGAGCGCGTGGTGGTCGAGCCGAACTTCGCCTGCGGCGTGTGCCCGCTCTGCCGCGAAGGGAACCGGAACCTGTGCCTCTCGCGCACCGCCGTCGGGATCGACGTGGACGGAGGCTTCGCCGAGCTCGTCCGGGTCCCGACGCGCTGCTGCTGGCCGGCGCCGGCCGCCGTCGCCGACGAGGACCTGCTGCTCACCGAGCCGCTCGCCGTCGTCGTGCGGGCGGTGAACCGCGGCGCGCCGAGAGCGGGCGAGACCGCCGCCGTGGTCGGCGGGGGGACGCTCGGCCTCCTGGCGCTCCAGGTCCTCCGCGCGCGCGGCGCGCGGGTCCTCGTCGCGAGCCGCACCGACCGGCGCCTGGCGCTCGCGGGCGAGCTCGGCGCCGAGGCGACCCACGCGCTCGCCGGCGGGCCGCTCGACGCCGCCGCGCGCCGCTTCTCGGGGCGCGAGGGCGTGGACCTCGTCGTCGAAACGGCGGGGACGGCGGAGGCGGTCACCCAGGCCCTCACGCTGGTGAGGCCGGGCGGGCGCGTCGTCCTGACCGGGCTTCCCCACGAGCCGACCGCCGTCGCCTTCTTCAGCGTCGTGCGGCGCGAGGTGACGATCACCGGCTCGATGATCTACCAGGACGAGTTCCCCGAGGCGCTGCGCCTCATCGCGGCGGGCGCGGTCCGGACGCGCCCGCTCGTCACCCATCGCTTCAAGCTCGACATGATCCGCGACGCGTTCACCGCGCACGCCGACCCGAGCTCGATCAAGGTCGCCCTGGAGATCTGATGGCCTACGCCATCATCAACAAGATCCGCATGCACTACGAGGTCAGCGGCGCGGGCGCCCCCGTGCTCCTGATCAGCGGCCTGTCGGCGCCGGCGGTGAACTGGGCCCTCCAGGCCAAGGCGCTCGCCCGCCACTTCCAGGTCGTCGTCTTCGACAACCGCGGGGTGGGGGAGACGGACCTGCCGCCCGAGCCCGTCTACACGACGGGTCAGATGGCCGACGACGCCGCGGCGCTCCTGCGCCACCTGAAGCTCGGCCGCGCCCACGTCGTCGGCGCCTCGATGGGCGGCACCATCGCCCAGGAGCTGGCGCTCCGCCACCCGCGGCTCGTGCGCTCGCTGACGCTGCTCTGCACCTGGGCGGAGGGTGACGCGCGCTTCCTGCACACGATCGAGGCGTGGACGTCGCTCGCGTACCGCGTCCCGATCGAGGAGCGCTACCGCTACGTGTTCTACCCGTGGATCTTCTCGCCCGAGTTCCTCGCGAAGAAGGAGAACGTCGAGACCGCGTTCCAGCGCTCCATGGCCTACCCGCACCAGACCAAGGCGGAGGCGATCGAGCGGCAGGCGCGCGGGATCCTGGCCTGGAACGGGACGCGTGCGAAGCGGCTCTCCGCGATCCGCGCCCCGACCCTCGTCATGGTCGGCCGGGACGACGTCCTGACGCCCCCGGCCTTCTCGAAGGACCTCGCCACGCGCATTCGCCGCGCGCGGCT
This Candidatus Methylomirabilota bacterium DNA region includes the following protein-coding sequences:
- the fabG gene encoding 3-oxoacyl-[acyl-carrier-protein] reductase produces the protein MKLKGRTALVTGGSRGIGRAVALALAEEGADVAVNYVSSETAAKDVAERVRKLGRRAMLAQADVADYPDTFRMAQEVLKEFGHLDILVNNAGINSDKTFVKMDHASWRKVLAINLDGVFNCTKVFIDQMLQRSYGRVVNMTSVIGQIGNFGQANYAASKAGVAAFTKSLAKELAGKGVTVNAIAPGFIETEMIQGIPDKVKEKLLAQIPLKRFGTAEEIARAVCYIVSTDGDYITGAELSINGGLLM
- a CDS encoding polyhydroxyalkanoate synthesis regulator DNA-binding domain-containing protein; this translates as MAYVIKRYSNRKLYDTQESRYVTLEEIEEMIRAGKEISVVDAASGEDLTAVTLTQIILENQRNHRSGLPTAFLHQLIKHGEAWQEFVQRSMKSSLEGVVSNQREMERVFQEWASRSGWGAMMPSAARAEAKRDGEPEADRLREEVASLRERLRSLEERLEKRKSQAK
- a CDS encoding long-chain fatty acid--CoA ligase — translated: MATDTLARLFWDRVERSAGRPAQSFKQGAGWKTLTWREVGGIVREVALGLIAVGRQKGERVALLSTSRAEWVQADFAIFSAGCVTVPIYPTYPPDLIAYVVNDSEAKTLIVEDAAQLAKALEVREKMPGLEQIVVIAGYDAPQPPKMVLTWETLRRLGREGEAAHKSTLAERVGGTRSEELATIVYTSGTTGPPKGVVQTHGNHIAAVNASMQATPMEEGYVHLLFLPLAHSFARLESFLGVAHGLTTAFAENLDKLRDNLPEVRPHFICSVPRVFEKVYAGVLAAAEAGSPAKRKIFQWALSVGREVSRYQQRGQPVPFGLELRRKIAHKLVFSKLHARLGGRLLWGVSGGAPLARDIAEFFHAAGILILEGYGLTETCPALTFNRQDKYKFGSVGQALPGVELRIAPDGEILARGPNIATRGYFKQPDATKEVFEPDGWFHTGDIGRLDEDGFLFITDRKKDLIVTAGGMNIAPQNIENMLKADPFISQVMVYGDRRPYPVALITVSPEELNKFAHEHGILVTDAAVLAKHPKIVERVGRTVEEKNTQLQSYAKIKKFAVLPVDFSLDGGELTPTLKVKRKVVANKYMSVLDELYR
- a CDS encoding SDR family oxidoreductase; this encodes MTLAGRVAVVTGASRGLGRAIAQALAGAGADVALAGRSKKDLDDTAALVRQGGRRALVAPTDVAAYAEVEALMRRAVQELGRLDIVVNNAGVARVAPLAEMTPEDWRFMVDVNLTGVFNGCRAAAPHLIAQKSGKVINVASVLGHVGLPGYTVYGATKGGVIALTRALGVEWARHGIQVNAIAPGWFATDMTDPAFSDPRINERLTRDIPMRRIGRPEEIGPLAVYLASDASAFMTGQTVFLDGGHSAG
- a CDS encoding zinc-binding dehydrogenase: MRAAVLHGPRDLRVQSAPAPEPGAGEALVRVTLAGLCGTDHRIFTGERPVRYPRVMGHEMVGRLAATGERVVVEPNFACGVCPLCREGNRNLCLSRTAVGIDVDGGFAELVRVPTRCCWPAPAAVADEDLLLTEPLAVVVRAVNRGAPRAGETAAVVGGGTLGLLALQVLRARGARVLVASRTDRRLALAGELGAEATHALAGGPLDAAARRFSGREGVDLVVETAGTAEAVTQALTLVRPGGRVVLTGLPHEPTAVAFFSVVRREVTITGSMIYQDEFPEALRLIAAGAVRTRPLVTHRFKLDMIRDAFTAHADPSSIKVALEI
- a CDS encoding alpha/beta fold hydrolase, whose translation is MAYAIINKIRMHYEVSGAGAPVLLISGLSAPAVNWALQAKALARHFQVVVFDNRGVGETDLPPEPVYTTGQMADDAAALLRHLKLGRAHVVGASMGGTIAQELALRHPRLVRSLTLLCTWAEGDARFLHTIEAWTSLAYRVPIEERYRYVFYPWIFSPEFLAKKENVETAFQRSMAYPHQTKAEAIERQARGILAWNGTRAKRLSAIRAPTLVMVGRDDVLTPPAFSKDLATRIRRARLVVLPGGHGFFLENPDQVNRTILRFLKSVRSK